The proteins below come from a single Lactobacillus johnsonii genomic window:
- a CDS encoding tetratricopeptide repeat protein, whose protein sequence is MDKKIANLYDTGNVDKAIHLLIEKINKHPQDIENYLQLSTYLIEQNAADQALELLEKARGLVKHPEDLTYNIAVCYYMQGDFAKSLTLLNSIADDEETMYQKALIFMKLGQYQKALAYALTLKNQDERTLELIGDIWLSLGDLKSANQTYNKISEDQRNAKVNFLLGLTLFDTNPDEAEKYFKLSKNQDPKYFAQAQKQYNAVAKLIRGKNGRN, encoded by the coding sequence ATGGATAAAAAGATAGCCAACTTATATGATACTGGCAACGTAGATAAAGCTATACATTTATTAATTGAAAAGATAAACAAACATCCCCAGGATATTGAGAATTATTTGCAGCTTTCAACTTATTTAATTGAACAAAATGCTGCTGATCAGGCGCTAGAACTGTTAGAAAAAGCTCGTGGCCTTGTTAAGCATCCTGAAGATCTAACCTATAACATTGCTGTCTGCTACTACATGCAAGGAGATTTTGCCAAGTCGCTTACGTTGCTTAACTCCATTGCAGATGATGAAGAGACAATGTATCAAAAAGCTTTGATCTTTATGAAATTAGGGCAGTATCAAAAGGCACTAGCCTATGCCTTAACTTTAAAGAATCAGGATGAGCGAACTTTAGAATTAATTGGTGATATTTGGCTTAGTTTGGGTGATTTAAAATCTGCAAATCAAACTTATAATAAAATTTCAGAAGACCAAAGAAATGCAAAAGTTAATTTTTTATTGGGGTTAACTTTATTTGATACTAATCCTGATGAAGCAGAAAAATATTTTAAATTATCAAAAAATCAAGATCCCAAATATTTTGCTCAAGCACAAAAGCAATATAATGCGGTAGCAAAATTGATTAGAGGTAAAAATGGCAGAAACTAG
- a CDS encoding DNA-dependent RNA polymerase subunit epsilon, giving the protein MIYKVLYQKDQIVNPRRETTKTLFLEADNVVAARTMVEDNTPYNIELIQELTGNSLAYEKQSPDFKLTTFDSKDN; this is encoded by the coding sequence ATGATCTACAAAGTTTTATACCAAAAAGACCAGATCGTTAATCCAAGAAGAGAAACTACTAAGACTCTTTTTTTAGAAGCAGATAATGTAGTTGCAGCAAGAACTATGGTTGAGGATAATACCCCCTACAACATTGAACTCATCCAAGAATTAACTGGAAACTCCCTTGCTTACGAAAAGCAAAGCCCAGATTTCAAACTGACAACTTTTGATTCTAAGGATAACTAA
- the typA gene encoding translational GTPase TypA — protein sequence MKFGEEFLLQRRDDIRNIAIIAHVDHGKTTLVNQLLKQSDTLPEHMNLEDRAMDSNAIERERGITILSKNTAVKYGDTTINILDTPGHADFGGEVERIMHMVDGCLLLVDAYEGTMPQTRFVLKKALEAGVKPIVVINKIDRPGARPKEVLDEVLELFIELGASDEQLDFPVVYASALNGTSSYESDPAKQEETMDPIFDTIVKNIPAPVDNSDEPLQFQITMLDWDDYVGRIGVGRIYRGKVKVGDNITVMKRDGSTQNFRVTKLFGYFGLKRNEIQEAKAGDIIAISGINDIYVGETIASADKPEALPLLKIDPPTLQMDFVANDSPFAGREGDQVTPKKLEDRLIRQTRTDVSLKVEPTDQLNAWTVSGRGELHLSILVEELRREGFELQLSRPKVIYREVDGQMCEPFEAVQVDTPDAYVGSVIDSLSQRKGEMKNMESTGNGQTRLEFLVPSRGLIGYNNEFMSQTAGYGIMNHTFDSYKPVVKNWEPGRRNGALVSINQGQSTTYSLQSVEQRGELFIGAGVEVYEGMIVGQSSRERDIAVNVTKGKNLTNTRAAGKDHSASIKTPKTMTLEEAIEFLNDDEYCEVTPESIRLRKKILNTNERKKADKKRNK from the coding sequence ATGAAGTTCGGGGAGGAATTTCTTTTGCAAAGAAGAGACGATATTAGAAATATTGCCATTATCGCACACGTTGACCACGGTAAGACTACTTTGGTTAACCAATTGTTAAAACAATCAGATACATTGCCAGAGCACATGAATCTAGAAGATCGTGCTATGGACTCCAATGCTATTGAACGTGAACGTGGTATTACTATCTTATCTAAGAACACTGCTGTTAAGTACGGTGATACTACTATTAACATCTTGGATACACCAGGACACGCTGACTTCGGTGGTGAAGTAGAACGTATCATGCACATGGTTGACGGATGTTTATTGCTTGTTGATGCTTACGAAGGTACTATGCCACAAACTCGTTTTGTGCTTAAGAAGGCTTTGGAAGCTGGTGTTAAGCCAATCGTAGTTATTAATAAGATTGACCGTCCAGGTGCTCGTCCAAAGGAAGTATTGGATGAAGTTCTTGAATTATTCATCGAATTAGGTGCTAGTGATGAACAACTTGATTTCCCAGTTGTTTACGCATCTGCTTTAAACGGTACTTCTTCATACGAATCAGACCCAGCTAAGCAAGAAGAAACAATGGATCCTATTTTTGATACTATTGTTAAGAACATTCCTGCTCCAGTTGATAATTCTGATGAACCATTACAATTCCAAATCACTATGCTTGATTGGGATGACTACGTAGGTCGTATCGGTGTAGGACGTATTTACCGCGGAAAAGTTAAAGTTGGTGACAACATTACTGTTATGAAACGTGACGGTTCAACTCAAAACTTCCGTGTTACTAAATTATTTGGTTACTTCGGTTTGAAGCGTAACGAAATTCAAGAAGCAAAAGCCGGCGATATCATTGCTATTTCTGGTATTAATGATATTTATGTTGGTGAAACTATTGCTTCTGCTGACAAGCCTGAAGCATTACCACTTCTTAAGATTGATCCACCAACTCTTCAAATGGACTTTGTTGCAAACGATTCACCATTTGCTGGTCGTGAAGGTGATCAAGTTACACCTAAGAAACTTGAAGACCGTTTAATTCGTCAAACTCGTACTGATGTTTCTTTAAAGGTTGAACCAACTGACCAATTAAATGCCTGGACTGTTTCTGGTCGTGGTGAATTACACTTGTCAATTTTAGTTGAAGAACTTCGTCGTGAAGGATTCGAATTACAACTTTCACGTCCTAAAGTTATTTACCGTGAAGTTGATGGACAAATGTGTGAACCATTTGAAGCAGTTCAAGTAGATACTCCAGATGCTTATGTAGGTTCTGTTATTGACTCTCTTTCACAAAGAAAAGGTGAAATGAAGAATATGGAATCTACTGGTAACGGCCAAACTAGACTTGAATTCTTAGTACCATCACGTGGTTTGATTGGTTACAACAATGAATTCATGTCCCAAACTGCTGGTTACGGAATTATGAACCATACTTTTGATTCATACAAGCCTGTTGTTAAGAACTGGGAACCAGGTCGTCGTAACGGTGCCTTAGTTTCAATCAATCAAGGTCAATCAACAACTTACTCACTTCAATCAGTTGAACAACGTGGTGAATTATTCATCGGTGCTGGTGTTGAAGTTTACGAAGGTATGATAGTTGGTCAATCATCACGTGAACGTGATATTGCTGTTAACGTAACTAAGGGTAAGAACTTAACTAACACCCGTGCTGCAGGTAAGGACCACTCAGCTTCAATTAAGACTCCTAAGACTATGACTTTGGAAGAAGCTATTGAATTCTTGAACGATGATGAATACTGTGAGGTAACTCCAGAAAGTATTCGTTTACGTAAGAAGATCTTAAACACTAACGAAAGAAAAAAGGCAGATAAGAAACGTAACAAATAG
- a CDS encoding histidine phosphatase family protein — MQLYFVRHGKTKWNLEGRYQGGSGNSPLLPESYEDIKKLAGYLKGTKFRAFYSSPLQRALTTAVMLRDDMGITVPVIIDDRLKEFNLGDLEGMKFVDAESKYPDQIKAFRYFPDRYDPSTFHGENFDHMIKRGKKLIADIVKRYPNKDDKVLLVSHGAALCALIRTLEGYDIADIRKRGGLTNTSLTILDTEDNGKTFDEVAWNETSYLDRKITSRDTI; from the coding sequence ATGCAATTATATTTTGTAAGACATGGAAAAACAAAATGGAACTTAGAAGGACGCTATCAAGGTGGTAGTGGTAATTCACCTCTTTTGCCTGAAAGTTACGAAGATATCAAAAAATTAGCTGGATACTTAAAAGGAACAAAGTTTAGAGCTTTTTATTCTAGTCCTTTACAGCGCGCATTAACAACTGCAGTAATGCTTAGAGATGATATGGGAATTACTGTCCCAGTCATTATTGACGACCGTTTAAAGGAGTTCAATTTAGGGGATCTGGAAGGAATGAAATTTGTTGATGCTGAAAGTAAATATCCAGATCAAATAAAAGCATTTCGGTATTTTCCTGATCGTTATGATCCATCAACTTTCCATGGTGAAAATTTTGACCATATGATAAAACGTGGAAAGAAATTGATTGCTGATATTGTAAAAAGATATCCTAACAAGGATGATAAAGTATTATTAGTAAGTCATGGAGCTGCTTTGTGTGCCTTAATTAGAACTCTAGAGGGGTACGATATTGCCGATATTAGAAAGCGTGGCGGCTTAACTAATACAAGTCTTACAATTCTTGATACGGAAGATAATGGAAAGACTTTTGATGAAGTAGCGTGGAATGAAACAAGCTACCTAGATCGAAAAATTACTAGTAGGGATACAATTTAA
- a CDS encoding DUF1831 domain-containing protein, with product MANTVIINGDNRKFTINPEIKRYALIDAGFTKTKRGNFMYKHPLYNESPYNATCQLKLTINEDLDHLTMVVTDTNGLQKVNIFKNKQLAPMVELLNFILKDLEDRQIIAPC from the coding sequence ATGGCAAATACAGTAATTATTAACGGCGATAATCGTAAATTTACGATTAATCCTGAAATTAAGCGTTATGCATTGATTGATGCAGGTTTCACAAAAACTAAAAGAGGTAATTTTATGTATAAGCATCCCTTATATAATGAGTCCCCTTATAATGCTACCTGTCAATTAAAGCTAACAATTAATGAAGATTTAGATCATTTAACAATGGTAGTTACAGATACTAATGGTTTGCAAAAGGTTAATATTTTTAAGAATAAACAACTAGCGCCAATGGTTGAACTGCTTAACTTCATTTTAAAGGATCTTGAAGATCGCCAAATTATTGCACCTTGCTAA
- the mnmA gene encoding tRNA 2-thiouridine(34) synthase MnmA, whose amino-acid sequence MVDNSKIRVVVGMSGGVDSSVSALLLKQQGFDVVGVFMKNWDDTDDSGVCTATEDYEDVKKVADEIGIPYYSINFEKDYWERVFEYFLDEYKKGRTPNPDVMCNKEIKFKSFLDFAMDLDADYIAMGHYAATRVDDNGVVHMMRPKDGNKDQTYFLSQLSQDQLKKVIFPLANLTKPQVREIAIASGLATAKKKDSTGICFIGERNFKKFLSEFLPAQSGKMVTPDGKVVGEHAGLMYYTIGQRSGLGLGSTKESTDPWFVVGKDLKKNELIVEQGYDSKLLYTTSLDASGVSFFTGQPDHDVDLKCTAKFRYRQPDVGVTMHYRAKDNTVHVEFDEPARAVTPGQAIVFYNGEECLGGATIDRAYQNEKQLQLV is encoded by the coding sequence ATGGTAGATAACAGCAAAATTAGAGTCGTTGTTGGTATGAGTGGTGGAGTTGATTCTTCAGTTTCTGCACTTTTACTCAAACAACAAGGCTTTGATGTTGTCGGCGTCTTCATGAAGAATTGGGATGATACTGATGATTCCGGAGTTTGTACGGCAACTGAGGATTACGAAGATGTAAAAAAAGTTGCAGATGAAATCGGTATTCCTTACTATTCTATTAACTTTGAAAAGGATTATTGGGAGCGCGTATTTGAATATTTCTTGGATGAATATAAAAAGGGCAGAACTCCAAATCCTGATGTAATGTGTAATAAAGAAATAAAATTTAAATCTTTCTTAGATTTCGCAATGGATTTAGATGCGGATTATATTGCAATGGGTCACTATGCAGCAACCAGAGTTGACGACAACGGTGTTGTTCATATGATGCGTCCAAAGGATGGCAATAAGGATCAAACTTACTTTTTAAGCCAACTTTCACAAGATCAATTGAAGAAGGTAATTTTCCCACTTGCTAATTTAACTAAGCCACAAGTACGTGAAATTGCTATTGCTTCAGGATTAGCAACTGCTAAAAAGAAAGATTCGACAGGAATTTGTTTCATTGGTGAACGTAACTTTAAAAAATTCTTGAGTGAATTTTTACCAGCTCAATCAGGAAAAATGGTTACTCCAGATGGAAAAGTTGTTGGTGAGCACGCTGGTTTAATGTACTACACTATTGGTCAAAGATCCGGCCTTGGTTTAGGTTCAACTAAGGAATCAACTGATCCATGGTTTGTAGTAGGTAAGGACCTAAAGAAGAACGAGCTAATTGTTGAACAAGGTTATGACAGTAAGCTTTTATATACTACTAGCTTAGATGCAAGCGGTGTATCATTCTTTACAGGCCAACCAGATCACGACGTTGATTTGAAGTGTACTGCTAAGTTTAGATACCGCCAACCTGATGTTGGTGTAACTATGCACTACCGTGCAAAGGATAATACAGTTCATGTTGAGTTTGATGAGCCAGCACGTGCTGTTACTCCTGGACAAGCTATTGTGTTCTACAATGGTGAAGAGTGCTTAGGTGGAGCTACAATTGACCGTGCATACCAAAATGAAAAGCAATTACAACTAGTATAG
- the rnjA gene encoding ribonuclease J1, giving the protein MKLKNNEVGVYAIGGLGEIGRNMYCVEYQDEIIIMDCGIKFPEDDMMGINYVISDYSYLVKNRKKIKALVVTHGHEDHIGGIPYLLKKIPEIPVYATPFALALIRGKLDEHGILNSSELHEEHEDTVLKFDKLSVSFFRTTHSIPDTLGIAVHTPEGAVLFTGDFKFDLTPVMNQPAPDFQEMAKLGKEGVLALLSDSTNAEVPTFTKSERFVAHSLHDIITGIKGRIIFATFASNLYRVSTAIKAAVDTGRKVAIFGRSMENGVQNGIDLGYLDIPEGTLVDANEINHTPPEKAMILCTGSQGEPLAALSRIADGTHRQISLQPGDTVIFSSNPIPGNTTSVNHLINKLTEAGANVVHGKIHNVHTSGHAGQEEQKMMIELTKPEYFIPVHGEYRMQVVHTETAQSTGMPKDHTFVLKNGDVLALTRDSSRIAGHINIPDVFVDTSGSDDVGNIVVRDRQILAEEGLVVVVATVDYKHQRVLAGPDILSRGFVYMRESTELISQAQKHVYHVLKTEMAKDPQPKENEIRKAIIENLQDFLYSKTERRPMILPMLIEKK; this is encoded by the coding sequence TTGAAATTAAAGAATAACGAAGTCGGCGTTTACGCTATAGGGGGTCTAGGCGAAATCGGCCGTAATATGTACTGCGTTGAGTACCAAGATGAAATTATCATCATGGACTGCGGTATCAAATTCCCTGAAGACGATATGATGGGAATTAATTATGTTATCTCAGACTATTCCTACTTAGTTAAGAATAGAAAAAAAATCAAAGCATTAGTTGTTACGCACGGACATGAAGACCATATCGGGGGAATTCCTTACCTTTTAAAGAAAATTCCTGAAATTCCTGTCTATGCTACTCCATTTGCTTTAGCCTTAATTCGAGGAAAACTTGATGAACATGGAATTTTAAACTCTAGTGAACTTCATGAAGAACATGAAGATACTGTTTTAAAATTTGATAAGTTATCAGTAAGTTTCTTCAGAACAACTCACTCAATTCCTGATACTCTAGGAATTGCAGTTCATACTCCTGAAGGAGCCGTTCTATTTACTGGAGACTTTAAATTTGACTTAACTCCAGTTATGAATCAACCAGCTCCTGATTTCCAAGAGATGGCTAAACTCGGAAAAGAAGGCGTCTTAGCACTTTTATCTGACTCCACTAATGCAGAGGTTCCTACATTTACAAAGTCAGAAAGATTTGTTGCTCATTCATTACACGACATCATTACTGGAATTAAAGGCAGAATTATTTTTGCCACTTTTGCTTCCAATCTTTACCGTGTATCAACTGCGATCAAAGCTGCTGTTGATACCGGAAGAAAAGTAGCTATCTTTGGTCGTTCAATGGAAAATGGGGTTCAAAATGGTATTGATCTTGGCTACTTAGATATTCCTGAAGGAACCTTAGTTGATGCTAATGAAATTAACCATACTCCACCTGAAAAGGCAATGATCTTATGTACTGGTTCTCAAGGTGAACCTCTTGCTGCTCTTTCAAGAATTGCAGATGGAACTCACCGTCAGATTTCACTACAACCAGGCGACACAGTCATCTTTTCTTCTAATCCAATTCCAGGTAACACTACTAGCGTTAACCACCTAATTAATAAGTTAACTGAAGCTGGTGCTAATGTTGTTCATGGTAAGATTCATAATGTCCATACTTCTGGACACGCTGGACAAGAAGAACAAAAAATGATGATTGAGTTAACTAAACCTGAATACTTCATTCCAGTTCATGGTGAATATAGAATGCAAGTAGTTCATACGGAAACTGCTCAATCTACTGGTATGCCTAAAGATCATACTTTTGTTCTTAAAAATGGGGATGTCCTTGCTTTGACGAGAGATTCTTCTAGAATTGCTGGTCACATTAATATACCAGATGTCTTTGTTGATACTTCTGGTAGCGATGATGTTGGTAATATCGTTGTTCGTGACCGCCAAATCTTGGCTGAGGAAGGGCTTGTAGTAGTAGTAGCAACTGTTGACTACAAACACCAACGCGTTCTTGCAGGTCCAGACATTTTGAGTCGTGGTTTTGTCTACATGCGTGAATCAACAGAATTGATTAGTCAAGCTCAGAAACATGTCTACCATGTTCTTAAGACAGAAATGGCGAAAGATCCACAACCAAAAGAAAATGAAATTAGAAAGGCAATTATTGAGAATCTTCAAGATTTCCTATATTCAAAGACTGAAAGAAGACCAATGATTCTGCCAATGCTAATTGAAAAGAAATAA
- the def gene encoding peptide deformylase — MILMHDITRDGNPVLRQVAKPLTFPLSDEYKKLADDMMQYLINSQDPKIAEKHQLRAGVGLAAPQVGESVQMAALLVPNDKGEIIFKEVFVNPKILSESVRRTCLAEGEGCLSVDKDIEGYVPRPDKLKIRYYTVDGEEKTIRLKDYPAIVASHEIDHLNGHLFYDRINKQNPFELAEDTIVIS, encoded by the coding sequence TTGATTTTAATGCATGATATTACGCGCGATGGCAATCCAGTTTTAAGACAAGTTGCTAAGCCTTTAACTTTTCCATTATCCGATGAATACAAAAAATTAGCTGACGACATGATGCAATACTTAATCAACTCCCAAGATCCTAAGATTGCTGAAAAGCATCAATTAAGAGCTGGTGTTGGTTTGGCTGCTCCACAAGTTGGTGAAAGTGTTCAAATGGCTGCTCTTTTAGTTCCAAACGACAAAGGTGAAATCATCTTTAAGGAAGTTTTTGTTAATCCTAAAATTCTTTCTGAATCAGTTAGAAGAACTTGTCTTGCTGAAGGTGAAGGCTGTTTAAGTGTAGACAAAGACATTGAAGGATATGTTCCTCGTCCTGATAAATTAAAAATTCGTTACTATACAGTAGATGGTGAAGAAAAAACTATTCGCTTAAAAGACTATCCAGCAATCGTTGCTTCCCACGAAATTGATCACTTAAATGGTCATTTATTCTATGATCGCATCAATAAGCAAAATCCTTTTGAATTAGCAGAAGATACAATCGTAATTTCTTAA
- a CDS encoding diacylglycerol/lipid kinase family protein, giving the protein MKKIHLLVNLKSGSNRGEKALKQIETVLKNEKMDYDIHISNYPGQLVPIATKVANEISSRNEYVIVVGGDGSLNQALNGVKNSEQPNTPLAYFPAGTGNDFARAAKLETDPLKLIRHLKNNPTVTKVDCGKYHDLINGETRYFVNNLGIGFDAYVVNKTNHSKLKTKFNKINIGNLTYGINIVQALKGQDNFKVRVSTNGHTSYYEHAYLVTTTNHPYFGGGVPILPIASIHNHHLDIAIVEKPNLVKFIYLFSKLLINGSHMKSNQFHYFESSAIEVKTDDPEYGQLDGEELSKRKFHLKFEVDHFDLLQ; this is encoded by the coding sequence ATGAAAAAGATTCATTTACTGGTAAATCTAAAATCAGGGAGCAATAGAGGCGAAAAAGCTCTCAAGCAAATTGAAACTGTACTTAAAAATGAAAAAATGGACTATGACATTCATATCTCCAATTATCCGGGACAATTGGTTCCAATTGCAACCAAGGTAGCCAATGAGATTAGTTCTAGAAATGAATATGTTATTGTAGTCGGTGGCGATGGTTCTCTAAACCAAGCTTTAAATGGTGTTAAAAATTCAGAGCAGCCTAACACTCCCCTTGCCTACTTCCCAGCAGGCACTGGAAATGATTTTGCTAGAGCAGCTAAACTTGAAACAGATCCTCTAAAATTGATTAGACATCTAAAAAATAATCCGACCGTTACTAAAGTAGATTGCGGAAAATACCATGATCTAATTAACGGTGAGACAAGATACTTTGTTAACAATTTAGGAATTGGTTTTGATGCTTATGTAGTTAATAAAACGAACCACTCAAAACTAAAAACTAAATTTAATAAAATTAATATAGGTAACTTAACTTACGGAATTAATATTGTTCAAGCGCTCAAGGGACAAGACAATTTTAAGGTCAGAGTTTCAACCAATGGTCATACCTCTTACTATGAACACGCCTATTTAGTTACTACTACTAACCATCCCTACTTCGGTGGCGGCGTACCAATCTTACCGATTGCTAGCATTCACAATCATCACTTAGATATTGCAATTGTAGAAAAGCCAAACTTAGTAAAATTTATTTATCTATTTTCTAAGTTGCTAATTAATGGATCACACATGAAAAGTAACCAATTTCATTATTTTGAATCATCTGCAATTGAAGTTAAAACTGATGATCCTGAGTATGGTCAGTTAGATGGAGAAGAATTATCAAAAAGAAAGTTTCATCTAAAATTTGAAGTGGATCATTTTGATCTTTTGCAATAA
- the recD2 gene encoding SF1B family DNA helicase RecD2 — MAETSFTGRINGIVFENNQDLFKIIDVDLISKLPDYDRDNIRVTGNFGDIQIGSTYKFTGNIVVHEKFGKQFRIRSYEPVLPHEEGSLAKYLSSDKFPGIGKRAAEKIIDSLGTNALDLIKSNPTEIDNLDLTQKQKDSLLSGINQMDSFSEIVIKLARYGINKKVAGNIYKVYHGDSLKKLEEDPYQALGEVRGFGFKTADNMGHALGIELNDPRRVRGALLSILQTALNTLGDTYVALDELLTQAYDLVQSTSYDELANSVNELQRQGKVVVSGNKAALQTIFQTELDIATELKHVVNNQVEKEEFDDSDIEKAIKHVEETLEIEYDDTQKNAIKNALNNPISILTGGPGTGKTTIINGILMCLKELAEIPSAALYSDDPPFLLAAPTGRAAKRMSEVTDISAKTIHRLLGLGIGENEATDVNELNGEILIIDEMSMVDMFLFKQLLSGINSTKRIVFVGDKDQLPSVGAGNIFSDLISSGAFPTTKLQVIHRQGEDSSIIKLAHAINDEEAEETIFNKTKNYSFIPCQPSLVGDAIDQIVNLAIKRGFKKDDIQVLGAMYNGQGGITHLNDILQDVMNPLSAKTKVIEAHNESFRIGDRILQLQNNPEKDIYNGQIGKIIGLNPDDKAKILIADFDGREIEFGIKDLNDITRAYAITIHKSQGSEFPLVILNLTMQNYMMLRRNLLYTAITRAEKNLVMVGEKKAYIMALRTPGNDRKTELAAKIRHELGLKEVENTSNVNAEQEKNKAELKEENVEPENYILTPELIYSGQIDPMIGMEDIRLEEKR; from the coding sequence ATGGCAGAAACTAGTTTTACTGGACGAATAAATGGAATTGTTTTTGAAAACAATCAAGATCTTTTCAAGATTATTGATGTAGATTTAATCAGTAAATTACCTGATTACGATCGTGATAATATCCGAGTAACTGGAAATTTTGGGGATATCCAAATTGGATCAACTTATAAATTTACCGGTAATATTGTCGTGCACGAAAAATTTGGTAAACAATTTCGTATAAGGTCTTATGAACCAGTTTTGCCTCATGAAGAGGGTAGTTTAGCTAAATACCTTAGTTCTGATAAGTTTCCTGGGATCGGTAAGAGGGCTGCTGAAAAGATCATTGATAGTTTAGGAACAAATGCGTTAGATTTGATTAAGTCAAATCCAACTGAAATTGACAATCTTGATTTGACCCAAAAGCAAAAGGATAGCTTATTATCTGGAATTAATCAGATGGATTCTTTTTCAGAGATTGTGATTAAGCTGGCTAGATATGGGATTAATAAAAAAGTAGCCGGTAATATTTATAAAGTGTATCATGGTGATTCCTTGAAGAAACTAGAGGAAGATCCTTATCAAGCCCTTGGTGAAGTTCGCGGCTTTGGGTTTAAAACTGCGGATAATATGGGACACGCGCTCGGAATAGAACTAAATGATCCTAGAAGAGTTAGGGGAGCACTTCTAAGTATTTTACAGACTGCTCTTAATACCTTGGGAGATACTTATGTTGCACTTGATGAATTATTAACACAGGCTTATGATTTAGTTCAATCTACCTCTTATGATGAGCTTGCTAATAGTGTTAATGAACTTCAAAGGCAAGGAAAAGTTGTTGTTTCAGGTAATAAGGCAGCTTTGCAGACAATTTTTCAAACTGAACTTGATATAGCCACTGAATTAAAACATGTAGTTAATAATCAAGTCGAAAAAGAAGAATTTGATGATAGCGATATTGAAAAAGCAATAAAGCATGTCGAAGAAACACTTGAAATTGAATATGATGATACTCAAAAAAATGCAATTAAAAATGCGTTAAATAATCCAATTTCAATTCTTACTGGTGGTCCTGGTACTGGTAAAACGACAATTATTAATGGAATTTTAATGTGTTTAAAGGAACTTGCGGAAATTCCAAGTGCAGCTTTGTATAGCGATGATCCACCATTTTTACTTGCTGCACCAACGGGTCGAGCTGCCAAGCGAATGAGTGAGGTTACAGATATTTCAGCGAAAACCATTCACCGTTTATTAGGGTTAGGCATCGGTGAAAATGAAGCGACTGATGTAAACGAATTAAACGGTGAGATCTTAATTATTGATGAAATGTCGATGGTTGATATGTTTCTCTTTAAACAGCTTTTATCCGGTATTAATTCAACAAAGAGGATAGTTTTTGTGGGGGACAAAGATCAGCTTCCTTCAGTTGGAGCGGGTAATATTTTCAGCGATTTAATAAGTTCAGGGGCATTTCCAACTACAAAGTTGCAAGTAATTCATAGACAGGGAGAAGACTCCTCAATTATTAAGTTGGCCCATGCAATTAATGATGAAGAAGCAGAAGAGACTATTTTTAATAAAACTAAAAATTACTCCTTTATTCCATGTCAACCAAGCTTGGTGGGGGATGCAATCGATCAAATCGTAAATTTGGCTATTAAACGTGGTTTCAAAAAGGATGATATTCAAGTTCTGGGAGCGATGTACAACGGTCAAGGTGGAATTACTCACTTGAATGATATTTTGCAGGATGTGATGAATCCACTATCAGCAAAAACTAAAGTAATTGAAGCTCACAATGAAAGTTTTAGAATCGGGGACCGAATCCTACAATTACAAAATAATCCAGAAAAAGATATTTATAATGGTCAAATTGGTAAAATTATTGGCCTTAATCCTGATGATAAAGCCAAAATATTAATTGCTGATTTTGACGGTCGTGAAATAGAATTTGGTATTAAAGACTTAAATGATATTACCCGTGCGTATGCCATTACCATCCATAAGTCCCAAGGATCAGAATTTCCGTTAGTAATTTTAAATCTTACGATGCAAAATTATATGATGTTGAGGCGGAATTTGTTATATACCGCCATTACTCGTGCTGAGAAGAATTTAGTTATGGTAGGAGAAAAAAAGGCGTATATTATGGCATTGCGTACTCCAGGTAATGACCGTAAGACTGAGTTAGCAGCTAAAATTAGGCATGAGTTAGGTCTAAAAGAAGTTGAAAATACTTCAAATGTAAATGCGGAACAAGAAAAAAACAAAGCTGAACTTAAAGAAGAAAATGTTGAGCCAGAAAATTATATTTTGACTCCTGAGCTAATTTATTCTGGACAGATTGATCCAATGATTGGAATGGAAGATATTAGATTAGAAGAAAAAAGATAG